The sequence below is a genomic window from Planctomycetia bacterium.
TCGCCGCCGTGGCTGTCGCACGCCAGGTTCTCGGCCGGCCGGAAGTCAGAACTGTTTCGATCCACGCTCAGTGAAGCGCAGCACCATGTGGCCGCGGGGCGTGGCGAGGCGTTGATGGAAGTTCTGTTTCCGCTGCCGTATGTCGTCACGGCAGCGGGATATGTCGACAAGTACGGGCCGGATGAACAGTACGAAGTGCCGCGGTTGCTCAGGCAGGTGACCACGCCAACTCTGGTGACGTTCGGCACGAACGAACTGGGGGAAGGCGGACCGTTCGCGGGATTGCCGGAGGAAATTGAGCGTCTCAAGGCAGCCGGAGAGACGGCCGCGGACGTGCGCGTGCTCGCTGGCGCGAATCATCAATACTTGGGTTGCGGTACGGAATTGGCCGGGCAGCTTTTGCACTGGCTCAAGGCAACACCTGCTTAGCTTCGCCGACGATTCGCTCCACTTCTTCCTTCATAATTTGCCGCAGCTCTCCTTGGACTTCGACATCCACGCGGCGCTGCCACTTCCGGTCCTTGAGCAGCGCGTGAATCGAGCGCACGCGCACACGAAATAGCCTCACGTGAACGATGCACGGCTTTACCTGGCCCGACACAGCGGAGATCAACCACCGCATCGGGCTGCCGAGTGTTGCGACGTCGCTGGTCCACAGCAGCGCCATGCCATCAGGCAGCACCGGCTCAACGTTGTTGCGGACGAACTCGTGCCATCCGCGCCGTTGCGTCGAGACCAGAAATGTCCAGACTTGATGTTTCCAGCAGTAGTGCCGTAGCCGCAACTGATCGAGCACTACAAAGAGCAACAGGACCGGCATCGTCAAGATCGCGATCAGCGCAAACAGCGGAGCCAACAGAACGAGCAGCCAATTGCTCAGCATGTTGCGCCGGCGCGAGCCGTTCGTCGACAGGAATTGCGGTCTAATCGGCATGATACGCTCCGTGCAACTCTACCTTACGCCCGCCGACCGCGCAGCGCCGGAACCCATCGAAGCAATTGCTCCGCACCGGCCGCACACCAGGGAAACGTCAACGGCTCTACCGGAATACGAAAGCGTGCGGAAGTAATAGTCAGCGTGTGGAACAGCAGGATCAGTCCGAATGCCGCGTAAGTCGGCCAGAGTAAACGCCAATCGCGGCGCGTCACGATCAATCCGCCGACGGCCAGCGCCAGCCAGGCCACCGTCGACCCACGATAGACAAAGTGCGACGCTTTAGGGTTCGTCTCGTCGAACACGAGGAAGTATCGCAGCCGTTTCAGGCAAAGAGCCGCGTAACGGCCGGGTTCCTCGCGAATGAATTGCCGCGCGCGTTCCCCTAACATCTGGCAACAGGCCGGTTCGGAAAGCGTGGCGAATTGGGCGTAATCCTCCTCAGTCAGCAGTAGGTCGTCGATGTAGGTTGTTTCATAGCGCGCCGCCCAGAGCGCGGCGTTCATCTCGCGGATCGAACCGTCGTGCTGGGCGGCGCGCATCATCGCGTCCTCCATGGGGATCTTGTCGGTGCCCCAACTGGACGCGTTGTTACCCTGCCAAAAGGCGTAGCCGAATGTGGACTTGATGAACACCCACTCGCCATGCACGTTGTAGTTGCGCACAATCCACGGGGCGATCATCAGGCACGTGGCCACCGTCATCACGACGGTCGGTCGCGCCGAGCGAACAAGGTCGCGCTTCACCGTCAAAGCGACAGCAGCCCGCTGCCAAAGCGCGAGCGCTAGCACGGGCAGAGCGAGCGCGAGGATTGGCTCGGTGAGTATCAGCAATCCTCCCAGAATCCCAGCGACGCCGCCGGTGCGCAAGATTTGACGCGGGTCCGCGCTCAGGCACCAGTCCGCCAACAGTGTGAGCCAAAGCGCCGCCCAAATCGCCACTTGCAAATGGGTGACGGCGTAGACGTGAGACGGATAAATCGCCGCGCCGTAACCGGCAAGCCAGGCGATCCGACTTCGCTCCGGCAACACGGCGCGCGAGAGCCGCACGACCGACAGGCAAATGACCGCACCGGCCAGGCATTGCAGCGTCTGGACGGCCAGGTCCGCCGCCGAAGCATGCGTTCCGAATAGTAGAAATGCCCCCGCCAGCAA
It includes:
- a CDS encoding alpha/beta fold hydrolase, with the protein product MLVELLHIVTADGLRLDGVLMPASGVGADFGLDCLLCVHGTGSYFYASAFFNGLTPHLLEAGLPLVRVNTRGHDLIATSAGKIHGSAYERVSDCVLDFQAWLGLLAERGFRRIGLLGHSLGALKGIYAIAHQGLPGVLRLLAISPPWLSHARFSAGRKSELFRSTLSEAQHHVAAGRGEALMEVLFPLPYVVTAAGYVDKYGPDEQYEVPRLLRQVTTPTLVTFGTNELGEGGPFAGLPEEIERLKAAGETAADVRVLAGANHQYLGCGTELAGQLLHWLKATPA